The genomic window CAGAAGGGGGCGAACTGGAGCGTCCGCCACTCCTCCGGGGTGTACCTGTCGCGCTCGCTCACCGGCTCGTTTCCCTGGCCCGGGGAACACGCGCCCGGCCCGCTCGGCTCGTCCCCGGTCAGGGTACGCCCGCCGACGGCGGCGGGCCGGTGGTGCCGCGGACGACCAGGCGCGGCGGGAGCACGACCTCGCGGGGCCGCACCCGGCCGCCGTCCAGCCGCTCCACGGCCGCGGCCACCGCGTGCTCGGCCTGGCCGCGGGCGTCCTGGCTGACCGTGGTCAGGTTCACGTGGGCGAGCCGGGCCAGGCTGCTGTCGTCGTAGCCGGCCACCGAGACCTCACCGGGAACCTCGACCCCGGCCCGGTTGAAGGCGTCCAGTACCCCGAGGGCGCAGGAGTCGTTGTACGCCACCACCGCGCCGGGCAGGGCGCCGTCGTCCAGCAGCATCCGCGCCGCCCGGCTGCCGGCCGCCTCGGTGTGGTCGCCGCCGATGACCCGCACCTGGCCGGCCAGGCCGTGGCGGCGCATGGCCGTGCGGTAGCCGCGGCGGCGGTCGGCGGCGATCGTCCCCCGGCCCCCGTCGACGTACGCGATCGAACGGTGCCCCAGCCCGGCCAGGTGGCCGACGACCTGGCCGACCCCCTCGGCGTCGGCCGTCCTGACCACGTCGACCCCGCCCCCGGCGACCCGGCGCCCGATCACCACCACCGGCAGCTGCCGCCCGAGGGCGGCGAGCTGGGCGGCGGGGGCGACCGGGCCGAGGAGGACGAGGGCCTCGCAGCGGGAGTCGACCAGCGTCTCGGTGGCCCGGCGCTCGTCGCGGGTCCGGGTCACCGTGCTCAGGACGACGTCGTAGCCGC from Actinomycetota bacterium includes these protein-coding regions:
- a CDS encoding LacI family DNA-binding transcriptional regulator, which encodes SNAPGPSPATRERVLQAAAELGYRPDRTASLLARRRTHLVGVLIQVSSPFHAELVEDLHEAAEGRGYDVVLSTVTRTRDERRATETLVDSRCEALVLLGPVAPAAQLAALGRQLPVVVIGRRVAGGGVDVVRTADAEGVGQVVGHLAGLGHRSIAYVDGGRGTIAADRRRGYRTAMRRHGLAGQVRVIGGDHTEAAGSRAARMLLDDGALPGAVVAYNDSCALGVLDAFNRAGVEVPGEVSVAGYDDSSLARLAHVNLTTVSQDARGQAEHAVAAAVERLDGGRVRPREVVLPPRLVVRGTTGPPPSAGVP